TAAAGTTTCACTTTTACTTACAAAAAGAAGGTTTTATAATacacagaaaccaaaaaaaaggttagatatatacaaaaggCAAAGATTTGTCGGTAGAGATTTTGGTACGACAGATCGGTTTAATCAATAGGGATGAACATTTCTGGTTAAACCATTAACATTAGTGAAGAACCCAACATGTTTATACGGAAGATACGATCTTCGTTTCCCTTCTTCTCTCATTGCTCTGTTTCTCATATACAATTTCTCATGTGCCGATTTCGTTCTCATcttatccttcttcttatccgtcttcgttttctctttccctttctcCGACGACTTCACCACACCACTCAATCTCGCCGCCGTAGACGACGTCGACGATGTAGATGAAGAGCCGTTGCTTAAAAACACAAACGCATCTTTTCCATCACTGTTACTTCTCAAAACAAGATCTCTAAATCTCCATAGCTTTGAGAACCCTGTTGAGTTACTTTTCCGACAAGTCTCTGGTGATGCTTGCTCCACCGTACGATTTGTCCATGAACAATATGGACCCACCGTAtctgactcttcttcttcttcttctgtggTTGTGGATTCAACGAAGAGTTTCTTGAGAGGTGAACGTAAAGTTTTTTCCTCTGGATCATCGAAGAAAATATTCCGGTTAAACAGAGGATAAACCGGTCGGATCTGACCGTCTTCGAATGCTTCATCTGCGGTTATCGGTGAATTATCTGCGTTTACACTTGCGAATgagaaatcttcttctcttccttcatcatctttaTCAGTTCCGTTCTGATTCCACCATGAATCAtcatctctgttttcttcctctttagAACTAATCTTCAGTTTAGAGCCAAAATCGTCGTTTAGTTCGCCGTAAACTTCTgaaaatctctcttttccGGCGAATCTCGGCGCCGGAGACGAAGGAGAAATAACTTGCATCTTTTTTATCAATCAGATcttaaaacacataaacacaaaaagtttctctctgtttttgtctgAAAAGTCTGAAATAAGAGAGAGTATTTTTGTTGAGGTTTGATAAAAATAGGTGAAGCTTTGCTCTCTTTTATATATGGTTGGATATTTTAGCTTCCCAATCTCTCAACACCTCTCCttttcttactatttttttaataaattattttgtttatgaaaaacTTAAATTAGTTGACAAAATATCCGTCATTTTTGGTTAGTTGATAATAAATTACTGAAATGAATTTTATccatatctataaaaaaaataatctgaatacgttttttttttgcgtttaataaatttagattCTAGAATAACAAGgttgttttcaaattattatcaaacaTTCAAACTCTACTGCAACGGTATCTTTAGAAATTACGAACTAAAAAAGTCTAAAATTGTTTGCATGTATACTTTTTGACcagaagaaatagagaaaaaaatacatatgaTTGGACCGTAAACTTTTGAATAAACTTTCAGATTTTCCTCCAATCTAGTCACACAAATATGAATACAaaagacacacacacaaattagattattttcttctctcccaattattacaaaaacatttcacCAATTTGACCAAGAGAGCAAACAAAACTTTTCTAAGCATTTCTCGGTTGAAGTAAAAACGCGTTATGCCGTGATGGGCAATGAACATGAAAAGAAGCTGACGATAGAATCATAGTTATCTTTTAGTTGTTAGAGAAACCACTTGTTCGAGAAGCAAAAACCGGACTTGTTCAATGCCCTGACATGTGTAATGACGTGGAAGGTTGCTTAAGGTCCACGTGTTGACCTTGGAGATATATGAAGTCTTCGAGAAGCTCACTAGGTTTTCTTGTGTAATGTGTTGTGTGAAGTTGACCTAAATCAATATTATGCCTTTGGGTGAATCTTGACCAATGTGGCTATGGTCAACGCGATTAGCAGACTTTCACTTCCCCTTACGTATGGAGTTATTTGGCCAGGGTCATGGACTAATGGTTTTACGATGTTAACTTTGTATACGGTTCTCAAATTGGTAAGATATATCATGTAAGATATCTTGTAGAAAATTTcgatatttattttgttgatattttttaaatttcgtAACATAGATatcttttagatattttgtagGCTTAGGATTTTCGGTCCACACTGATTTTGTCTGGTTCAAAGATAGTTGTGATAATGTATGTGGTAGACCGTGATCTACTAAAACGTACGTTACTTTTTAGAATCGAAGGTTGTATTTTACTTGGATCTAATAAAAtcgaaacaaataaattaaacccACCTCATGTTAATACAATATTTAACTTATAAGTCATAAACTTGGAAAAAATAGATTAGAGAGCAACCACATGAAGTGATATGTAGTTTCTTCTAGTTTTCGatgtttatgttattttaaataataatatttagtGATCTGAATCCCAAATATCATATCGTAGTTGTCTGATAATCAACTAATTCGAGTGaagattttacttttcttactaaaatttttattggagattacaaaattgaaattaaaaatgtaaactaatttccttataaaacaaaattacaagatattgatttataataaaaagattataCAATAGCCTTGGAAAAAACCAAGatcactaaataaataaataaaacaaaaattgaacatcaggaaaaaagattaaaatagTATGAACAGTTACTATTTCGGTTGGCggaaacatataatttatttatgatcTTATGGTTTTGGGATGTGAGCAAATTTCATAATATTATCCTCCCATCAAATTAGCCACATGTTCGGTCATTAAGTATCCACGTAAATACGAACATACCGACCAAGAGTTATGAGAAGGAAGTGGCAAATAGTGTTAGGCAGTGTATTGTTCCATTTATGGTGGTGTGGCATAAATGGAATTTGGTCGCTGTTGGTTAGTTGGTGACTCACTCTCGATCGTGCACTGtattagtattttaaaatataaacaaactgATAAAGTAGTATCATATAATAGTGTTTTACTTACTATCCGTAGAAATTGGAACGCATTATCGCATAAAAAGTGATTCGTAATTGGTTAAAAGGGACATTTAACTTTACCATAGGTAACTATATTAGAATCCTCTGTCCACCATAGAAGAGATTATTCTATTTTGATCCTCATCAATAATTGAAGTAAATTAGTTATGTACACATTAGTTTCTCTTATAATCCGCGTGATTACTTATGGATGACAATGATAATTTCACATAAATAATCAAGTGAATATGATTACGTAGCAATTAACAAAGGTGTTAGATTTTTTACTTCATAGAACAAAATACGATAGTTTACAAGTAATGTAAGTACTTGTAGTCATAGAGAATAATGCTTGTGTCCAAATTTAGAAATGGTTACTTGTTGATGCAGAAGATAGTTCAAACGTGGACATCAAGGATATAATGTCACATCGCCCGAATTAATTTAAACCGCGAAAATTATTCACATATTGATGGTCCCAAGTGATTAATTAATACAACAACTGAATTTGCATGCATACAATAAtgaatacaaattttttttaaaaaaaagtttagaagaaaaacaaaaattagattctcatatgtaagaaaatagattaatcaaaattttgtgtaaGTTCAACTAAATGGTTAATATGGTACGTAGATATGATTATATGAAGCCATAAGaaacttcattttcttgaatAGACCATATATCTTAATTAAATGGTATTATACATCATCATATCACGAAATTGATAGATAATCTTATCCGAAATTATAATGACAAATCGAGAAAAGCTTGTCCCCACACATGTGGCTTAAATAAAAGTCCATAATCCGACAGAACTTATACAATAACTTGTTTCGTTTGTTTGTATTTGGTTGAATTGAAACGATAGATCATTTGATATTCAAAAGGCCAAAGCTGCCGCAAATGCTTAACAACAATGCTAAATGtcttttggctttttttttcattcggTGTCGTTTTGGTATTTGGTCTATACATCTTTTCTGATGAAAGATCACAAAGATTCACGACAATTTATAACGAATaatttttctctgtttccgTTTTAGAATTTGACCCTTAGTTAATTTACTTCTTAGATCTTAGTTCTCAAGAGTCGGTCAATAGGATCTAGGAAATcatttgactttttttctgtcaacGATAAtcgacttttttttatatgcgTGAGAACCAAGCATTACATGAGCCTTAATCAATTTTATATGAGTCAGAATTTACCTATGCAACTTCTCTGTGCAGTTGGACATTTTCCCACACTATTTGGTCTATAGAGTGTCAAAAAAGGCTTGTATATCGTCGccaaaactttatttttataagaaaaatagatttcatACAAAAATCTTCATCATTTGTTTACATAACTTTCAAAGCTGAATAACAGTGGATCTATTTCGGAAAATGAACTCAAATTTGGGATTGTTTAGGTTAGTGAAGATCTACTTTGGCTCGATTTGAGAAAGTTTAAATTCATTTTgacttctctttttgttccttatatattattgatcGTTATTAGATATCAAATGTCACTATGCATGTTAGCTAAACATTCTTTGTGGGTCGTGTCGTGGCTGATCAGATGCTTATCGTGGACTTTGAAATCATAATAGACAAGACAAATGAACGGTTGAACCGGCTTTACATACCTGGTTTCTAGCTAAACCAAACACAAGCTCGGTTTATCATTTTTGAACATTAAGAATCACGTAACAGAGCGTGTGTGCCTTCTAAAGAAAGGCTTTGTCTAGTTTTCTTCCTAAGACATGACAGAAAGTTTGGAAAGGCAACATGTTTGTGCAAAATATCAAAGGAAAAAGTTTCTGAGCTTCCTATCAAAGCTTTATGCAAAGGCCTAGAGGATTAAAATTCATGCCTGCCAAAGATCAGAACAGTCATGAGGAGAGTCTCAAATGGGCCTTAGTAAGTAGCTGATAGATTACATCAGCAAGGCTTCAAAAGAAGATACGAAAACATCAACAACCATTTGTTTTCCTCATGTTCAAAATGGCTTTATCTACATAAACCATTAATACAGGAAGAAGTCCATCGGTTCGTCTCTTCGATTATatgaaaaaacacaaatacattTCATCAGtttaaagagaaacaaaacaattatatttgatGAAGTGGTCAATGAATGGGTAAATATAAATCTTATTATATCTTTATGCTTAAGTTTTCTATatttagacaaaacaaaaaaaaaattcaataaaaactgtaaaaagaaaaaaaaatctctatatttttaataagtaCCATTTTAACACTGTTatccaaaataataaacttaTAAAGGTTTGTTATTTTACAGAGAGGAAAAAATTCATAGAGAAAATCGGCATTAGTTTAATATTTCCTCAAAAGGGCAAAATAATAactgaaaaagagagaaaaaatcaGAAGAGGACGAAAAGAGAGGATCCAATTAAAAATCGGATTAGATTTTTACTAAATCAAGACATTGTCTGGTCAAAatcaccaaaaagaaaaaaaagttagccataacaaaaaacttgGATCCTTCACCAACTCATCATCATTTTACATTGTGTTGTAAGATCTTCCTCCTATCTTTTTTCCTATGGACGATAGATTCGAATCTAACTTTCTCACCTTCATCACAAGATCCTCGTCCTCTTTCTCGTAGCCTCCTCCTTCTACCTTCTACGCCACCtttaaacccaaaccaaatCTTTAATCATAACTCAAAACATTTTGCTCTCAACAacaacgacaacaacaacCCACACAGGTTCTGTTTTTTCCCCTGCATTTGTGCCTCGTGTCAAAATCGTTTGGTGttagttttggttatttatcGAAGTTTGTGTAGGAATTAGAGAATGGCTGGTTCATCAACGAAACGATTTCCTCTATATGCTAAAGATTATGAGCTCTTTGAAGAGGTAGGAGAAGGTGTTAGTGCTACTGTGTATAGAGCTCGTTGCATTGCTCTTAACGAGATTGTCGCTGTTAAAATCTTGGATCTCGAAAAATGCAGGAATGATTTGGTTTGTCTTCTTAATCTTTTTGACATATGATTTGTATGAAAGTTACATTTGTGTTtatacaagaaacaaaatcatttttttttcatgtagGAAACAATACGCAAGGAAGTTCATATAATGAGTTTGATTGATCATCCGAATTTATTGAAAGCGCATTGTTCGTTTATCGACAGTAGTAGTTTGTGGATTGTAATGCCTTATATGTCGGGTGgttcttgttttcatttaatGAAATCTGTATATCCGGAAGGTCTTGAGCAACCTATAATTGCTACTTTGTTGAGGGAAGTGCTTAAAGCTCTTGTTTATCTTCATAGACAAGGTCACATCCATAGAGATGTTAAGGTACTTTACTGTCTTGTGTTTTGAATAGAGATCGTTGGTTTGTTGTTTACATGGTTCGTTTTTTAGGCTGGGAATATATTGATTCACTCAAAAGGCGTAGTTAAACTTGGAGACTTTGGAGTTTCAGCATGTATGTTTGATAGTGGAGAAAGAATGCAAACAAGGAATACATTCGTTGGGACTCCTTGTTGGTACGTTTTGGCTTATCtctgtatatgttttgttatttggttGGTTTGTTTTAGCCAATGTGTTTCTACAGGATGGCACCTGAGGTTATGCAGCAACTAGATGGATATGATTTCAAGTATGTATGCACTTTTCTAGTCTATCTGCATAGCAATCATTGAGCGAGTAGGTTATTGATTCTAACACTTTTCTGTTTGGCATTATAGAGCTGATTATGGTCGTTTGGTATAACTGCCTTGGAGCTTGCTCATGGTCATGCCCCATTTTCCAAATATCCACCTATGAAGGTGCTACTAATGACATTACAAAATGCACCTCCTCGTCTAGACTATGACAGAGATAAGAAATTCTCAAAGGTAAGTGGTATTTAGTGATAACACAAACATACAAAAGTTAGATTCTATATCTATCACTTAAACTGTAACGTGTTCGCAGTCATTTAGAGAGTTAATCGCAGCGTGCTTAGTTAAAGATCCGAAAAAGCGTCCAACTGCAGCAAAACTTCTGAAACATCCTTTCTTCAAACATGCTCGGTCTACAGATTATTTGTCCCGTAAAATTCTTCATGGTCTTTCTCCACTTGGTGAACGTTTTAAAAAGCTCAAGGTGGAGTTCAAAGAATTTCCTTATCTGTTTGGAACTTCGAATTTTCATTACTTACCTTTTATATATTAGTAGGTGTGACTTAAGGTCTGCATTTTCTCTTATGTTTGCTCTACAGGAGGCAGAGGCTGAGTTGTTCAAAGGCATAAATGGTGACAAAGAACAGTTGTCTCAGCATGAGTATATGAGAGGAATTAGTGCTTGGAACTTTGATCTTGAAGCATTGAGAAGGCAGGCATCACTTGTAATTGTAAGTAAGGTCATATCTTAGAGTAAACGtaaaactagttttttttcgTACCTTCTCAATGCTTCAGTGTTCTGTTATCAGATTCCAAATGAAGAAATCTATAATTCAGAGATACAGGAACTGAACAGAAATGGAGATGTACCAAAAGGAAAACCAGTGATACAAAGGTCACAGACTATGCCTTTGGAATATTTCTCAGAAAAGgcaagtgtttttttttgtcatatgaAGGCATATCTCTGCGTGCCTGTCTTGACATATCATGGTCCAACAACTTACAGGATATGGTGAGTGAGAGTAGCAGTCAATTAACCGGTTCATTACTTCCTTCGTTTCATCGCAAATTCCTCCCGGCTCTTGGGTACTCTTATAacatttctcttctctatacAAACTTGATATCTCATTAGTTTGCTTACACAACTTTGAAATAAACATATTGAACCAGATATCAAGTTGGTATCATTTCTAATGAAAGCAATGCATGTAACTCGAGCGATAGAGCAGCAGAGAAGCTCGCTTTTGAAGAGCCACGTCAAGTACTACACCCATTAGCggatacaaagaaaattagaaaagcaGGAAGTGATCAGCAGGTAGTATTGGATTGCTGTGAATATAATAATGTCATGCGGTTCTTAGAATGTGATTCCTTACCGTAATGGTACTACTCACATTTTCAAACAATGTTCCTTATCaggagaaaccaaaaaatggTTACGCAGATAGTCCTGTGAACCGTGAATCTTCCACATTATCAAAGGAACCATTAGCGGATACAAAGCAAGTTAGAAAACCAGGAAATGAGCAggtaatttttgtttactttgaaTATAATAATGTCATGCGGTTCTTAGTTTGTGATTCCTTGGTACTCacatttgaaaacaatgttCCTTATCaggagaaaccaaaaaacgGCTATATAGTTAGTCATGTGAACCGTGAATCTTCCACATCAGAGGAAATCCTCCCACTGTTGCAGAGTCTCCTGGTTCAGAATGACATTCAAAGGGTTTGTGTGTTGTCTGTTTCAACCGCTTCTTGTGGATACACTTCTCCTAAGTGGTTATTAAGATTTGGCTTCTGAACATTTTTACActgtatttgttttcttggcaGGCGCAAGTAATCAggttaattagattttttgaTCGAACTGCGAAAACGGAAAATCCAATCTCAAAAACCGAAGGAGTGCAGGTAAGTTCTTATTCTCATGTGATGCCTTAAATACTTAGAAATCACAGAACTAATAGCATAAAGACCCACAGATATATCCATCAAAGGAGAAAGATCTGCAATCTCAAGTTCAGTTTTTGGAGCAAAGGTAATGACATAActtcttcatttgtttgtttgttttggattaAGAATTAATTAGAAAGTTGAGATAAGGTGTTTAATGTGTGTTTTCAGTGTTGAGAAGCTTGTAGAGGAAGttcagagaagaaaagatataaataGTCAGGTAAAAAGggtaaaaccaaaatgtagaAGTAAAAGTCATacttataaaaacatttacaatagtgatcaatctaaaatcttttatatgtTTGCAGCTAGAGCAACAGATCAGCTCTCTGATTAGCAGCAACAACATCTCTTAAGTTTAATGGAGGAAGATTATTCTTTTATGTATTCATTATCTATAGtgactctctctttttttttaacataaatccATTAGAGACAAAAGCAAGCAATGGGCATTGGGCTTTTAACCAAGTGTCTTTTTGTATTACTAACGTAAAAATCTGGTTTGATACAactaacacacaaaaacaaacaaacaaaaagaaaaaaaaagtatacttttttgttgtgattTCCAGAGTCATTCCATtacaacaaatcaacaatctactatattctatatatatatcctatGTGTGAAAATgtgtgtttcttcttgtttcaaaCCTACTCCATTACGTATCATCAGCTGCTGTTGAACTTTGGCTAATTCAGGTAAATCTGTAACGTCCTCtgccaagaaaaaaaaacaaaagtgtgaTCAATACTCATCTGACTTATTCTACAagtctaaaagaaaaagattctttTCATAAACctattaatgtatatatttcaTCTTCACAAGAAAAGTATTAGACCTTGCtctataagaaaaacatttaattatgtGTAAGTCATCTgattatgaaaaacaaatcttgttAAAGTAGACTTACCCTATACAGTTTTTAACGCCTCTGATTCTTGAGTATCTTGAAAAGAAGATTGTCTCCAACCACTTCCCTAATCTTCCTAACTAGCTGCTCTCTCCTCAGTTTCCGTTTCtacacaaagaaacaagaattaAAATCAGAGAGAGACCATCACATTTACTAATGGATTTGAATAGAAATAACTCCATACCCTAAAATCATCATAACTAGTCAAAATCAAGTTCATTCTTGCAGCGTCAAGTGACTTTGAAAGAATTGACATAAGAACAGAGAAGCTAACACATGGTGACCTTGCTCTTCCAATTAGacctgaaaaacaaaaacacaccaACATTAATTTCTCCCTCATAACCACAAAACACAGAATCTTGAAGAAGTTGTATATTGTTGTTACCTCTGAGAAGATGAGATTTGAAACTGACGATATAAGTTGGAAGAATGTAAGAATTCATGTTACAACTCCAAATCACATATTTTCTCGGATTCTCAAGATTATCAACACCAGAATCAAATTGGTTTGAACTTGGGTAAGATTGTTTAGAACCGGTCACAATTTGTTCCGGTTTACCAAGAATCACACGGCATAAGAGAATATTCTTGATCCCTTCTTCATCACCTTCACCAACTAAAGCCCTGAAACCATCATcaattttcactttttcatcatcaaaatcacaaactaAGAACTTAGACAACTGAGAAAAAACATAACACTTACGCAGCGAGAGAGTAACGATGATGAACAAGATGAATTCCAACACCGTGAGATCCGACGTCGTTTTCGactttcttgatctctctatTACTAAACCCATACGTAATAACACGATCGATCTCTTCTTTAGAACCAGAGTACCAACCGTACCTAATATTCGCGTAACCgttgttcttcctcttcataGCTTCTGTGAAAAGCTTGAACACAGCGAATTTAGCTTTCGTTGTGATTAATCTCTGCGTTAAGATTTTTCGTACGGTGACGATTGTTGTTTCGGTGGCGAATGAGCCCATTCCGGAGAGGAAACAGTTTTTGATGAGGTTGTGTTCGAAGGTGGCTTCACGGAGAAGAATCGTTGCATCGCCGGAGAAGTTAGGTGCGTTGTCGGAGATGGGGTTGATGATTTCGCCGTTGTCTAAATTCGTGACGGATTCTTGATCTTCGATCTCGACTTGTGCCGCcattagaaaagaagaaagagagtttcttgagaaaagagaaagtggAGAAAGGTTTGTTTTCAATGGCGGTTTTAGGGATTTGCAGTTATAAaaggtgagagagagagagagtggcGGTGTGGTGATTTGTTCGTACTACGTTTAAAGCGAAAACTTGGACAGCAAGTTTTCTGATTTCTActtctatttttattcaattacTATTTTACCCTTTTAGACTATATTTAGAAATGAGAAAACCCAAcgttatttgaaaaaaaaaaaacacattcaatgtgtaatgataaaatttgaatttgaaattatgTGATTATGGTTTGTGACTAAGCTATTAgtctatttaaaaaatttgggcAAGGGTACtaaaacttagaaaaataaatataaaccaaGTAAATAAATGcgacaaaaaggaaaaaggttACGTATTTCAATGTCGGTTACATGTATTATTATAGTAGTGTTCGAATTCTCCTCTacgtatttttttctttatctgttCCTTAAGGTTAAGTTGTTAACTTGTGAAATTGGGTGTTAATAGAAGATTCTTCCATTAGGTTCCTTCCACATCACataattctgttttttcattcatgtataataaattaataatacaagaatatcaaagaagaaatatttaataaattattttttgaaataacatAATTTCAATGCAAGTAGATatatctctctatttttttcaaattgaaaTCTTGTCCGAATGCCCCATGCTTAAagacgtatatatatatatatatataattatattgttaattactgatgatagaaaaatatgaaatggTATGGAAAACATTCCAAAATTTCTATCATTTGAAAACCAGTAGAAATCAAAAGgcccaaaatatttaaaagccTGGTTCAGGCCTGAAGCCGCATCAAAATCATGCATCAATTTTTCTGGCACAAACGGGTCGGGTCAGAGAATAAGAGTTccaaataataattcaaaaacaaatccatcAATTTAGCGCGGTAACCCGGATATTCTAAAAAATGAAAGTgagcaaaaaagaaatcaaat
This sequence is a window from Arabidopsis thaliana chromosome 1 sequence. Protein-coding genes within it:
- a CDS encoding Protein kinase superfamily protein; protein product: MSLIDHPNLLKAHCSFIDSSSLWIVMPYMSGGSCFHLMKSVYPEGLEQPIIATLLREVLKALVYLHRQGHIHRDVKAGNILIHSKGVVKLGDFGVSACMFDSGERMQTRNTFVGTPCWMAPEVMQQLDGYDFKYLAHGHAPFSKYPPMKVLLMTLQNAPPRLDYDRDKKFSKSFRELIAACLVKDPKKRPTAAKLLKHPFFKHARSTDYLSRKILHGLSPLGERFKKLKEAEAELFKGINGDKEQLSQHEYMRGISAWNFDLEALRRQASLVIIPNEEIYNSEIQELNRNGDVPKGKPVIQRSQTMPLEYFSEKASDMVSESSSQLTGSLLPSFHRKFLPALGNACNSSDRAAEKLAFEEPRQVLHPLADTKKIRKAGSDQQEKPKNGYADSPVNRESSTLSKEPLADTKQVRKPGNEQEKPKNGYIVSHVNRESSTSEEILPLLQSLLVQNDIQRAQVIRLIRFFDRTAKTENPISKTEGVQEKDLQSQVQFLEQSVEKLVEEVQRRKDINSQLEQQISSLISSNNIS
- the SRO3 gene encoding uncharacterized protein (similar to RCD one 3 (SRO3); FUNCTIONS IN: NAD+ ADP-ribosyltransferase activity; INVOLVED IN: biological_process unknown; CONTAINS InterPro DOMAIN/s: RST domain of plant C-terminal (InterPro:IPR022003), Poly(ADP-ribose) polymerase, catalytic domain (InterPro:IPR012317); BEST Arabidopsis thaliana protein match is: similar to RCD one 2 (TAIR:AT1G23550.1); Has 176 Blast hits to 165 proteins in 18 species: Archae - 0; Bacteria - 0; Metazoa - 14; Fungi - 0; Plants - 161; Viruses - 0; Other Eukaryotes - 1 (source: NCBI BLink).); translation: MAAQVEIEDQESVTNLDNGEIINPISDNAPNFSGDATILLREATFEHNLIKNCFLSGMGSFATETTIVTVRKILTQRLITTKAKFAVFKLFTEAMKRKNNGYANIRYGWYSGSKEEIDRVITYGFSNREIKKVENDVGSHGVGIHLVHHRYSLAAALVGEGDEEGIKNILLCRVILGKPEQIVTGSKQSYPSSNQFDSGVDNLENPRKYVIWSCNMNSYILPTYIVSFKSHLLRGLIGRARSPCVSFSVLMSILSKSLDAARMNLILTSYDDFRKRKLRREQLVRKIREVVGDNLLFKILKNQRR